Proteins found in one Paenibacillus dendritiformis genomic segment:
- a CDS encoding GNAT family N-acetyltransferase: MSSLHYFPMTEDYASIIAKWTYDEPYSLYSMDGDEDTIAEFMNGDYFYALDNDNVLIGYICTGNSARVPGGYDIGIYHHDTYIDFGLGLHPEFTGKGMGSGFVTSSLEFIRERYQVTDIQLVVATFNERAIKVYERAGFVKGPLFQSKVGDQDIDFIVMRYSMQA; encoded by the coding sequence ATGTCATCTCTGCATTATTTCCCAATGACAGAGGACTATGCTTCCATTATTGCGAAGTGGACTTATGATGAGCCTTATTCGCTCTATAGTATGGACGGGGATGAGGACACCATTGCAGAGTTCATGAACGGGGACTATTTTTATGCCTTGGATAACGATAATGTCTTAATCGGGTATATTTGCACAGGGAACTCCGCGCGTGTGCCGGGAGGATATGACATCGGCATCTATCACCATGATACATACATCGATTTTGGCTTAGGCTTGCATCCGGAGTTTACTGGGAAGGGCATGGGGAGCGGGTTTGTAACGAGCAGCCTTGAATTTATTCGAGAACGTTATCAAGTCACCGACATTCAATTGGTTGTGGCCACATTTAATGAACGGGCGATAAAAGTGTACGAGCGTGCCGGGTTTGTGAAAGGACCATTATTCCAAAGTAAAGTCGGAGATCAAGACATTGATTTTATAGTGATGAGGTACTCGATGCAAGCATAA
- a CDS encoding LysR family transcriptional regulator, with the protein MEMLQLKYFLTVARLEHMTKAAQELHIAQPALSKTISRLEEDVGVPLFDRQGRQIRLNPFGKILQNKAQAALQMLEEARREIADLSGMEQGRIHLCLSNMEQLRDPLKMFLTRYPEVHFQIVQSAMADMEQLLESNEVDFFLTALPIQHPGIRQLPLLNEEVYLAVPPGHPLANRQSIDLIEAAEEPFVGYKEGYPYRRMNDEFCRQAGFQPKVVCEVEDPASIAELVRAGFGIAFVGECRSSQELSLVKLRINQPACQRSFHIAWLEHRYLSKAALAFKEFLIQYFAGIGMSDSNSSRLMKLSLNEGIGS; encoded by the coding sequence ATGGAAATGCTTCAATTGAAATATTTTTTAACCGTCGCAAGGCTGGAACATATGACCAAGGCGGCTCAAGAACTTCATATTGCACAACCTGCCTTGAGCAAGACGATTTCTCGATTGGAAGAAGATGTTGGAGTGCCTTTGTTCGATCGGCAAGGACGGCAAATTCGGCTCAATCCGTTCGGTAAGATATTGCAGAATAAAGCGCAGGCAGCACTGCAAATGCTTGAAGAGGCTCGCAGAGAAATCGCCGATCTGTCCGGAATGGAGCAGGGCCGTATCCATCTGTGCTTATCGAACATGGAGCAGTTGAGGGATCCTTTAAAAATGTTCTTGACCCGCTATCCTGAGGTTCATTTCCAAATTGTCCAGTCTGCGATGGCGGATATGGAGCAGTTGCTTGAAAGCAATGAGGTTGATTTCTTTCTTACCGCACTGCCTATCCAACATCCGGGTATCCGGCAGTTGCCTTTACTGAATGAGGAGGTCTATTTGGCGGTACCTCCTGGTCATCCTTTGGCCAATCGGCAGAGCATCGACTTGATCGAAGCGGCTGAAGAGCCTTTTGTCGGTTATAAGGAGGGCTATCCTTACCGGCGAATGAATGATGAATTCTGTCGACAGGCCGGCTTTCAACCGAAAGTCGTGTGTGAAGTCGAGGATCCCGCCAGCATCGCGGAACTGGTGCGAGCAGGATTTGGCATCGCATTTGTGGGGGAATGCAGGAGCAGCCAGGAATTGTCGCTCGTGAAGCTTCGGATCAATCAGCCGGCATGTCAGCGCAGCTTCCATATCGCCTGGCTGGAACATCGCTATTTATCCAAAGCTGCGTTAGCGTTTAAGGAGTTTCTTATACAATATTTTGCCGGAATCGGGATGTCCGACAGCAACTCTTCCAGGCTGATGAAGCTGTCACTGAATGAAGGAATAGGTTCATGA
- a CDS encoding NADP-dependent oxidoreductase — MKAAAISSYGPPDVLQVMEFEDPQAGKGQVRVRIKSAGVQPFDCAVRSSGWAPPGMTIQLPQILGNEFAGVVDQVGNDVSDFSVGSEVLGWALMASYAEYVVVSPEQLIHKPHDMPWKEAGAITASGQTAHTALRELGVSQGDTVLIHAAAGGVGTFAVQLAKAWGATVIGTASERNHDYLRSIGAIPVTYGDALAERVRALAPNGVDAALDAAGGDALRVSVDLVARKERIGTIVDFELAAQLGVRAIRSQRSAHRLAELVDLYMQRKLHIHISRSFSLQQAADAHREVESGHVRGKVVLLMD; from the coding sequence ATGAAAGCAGCAGCAATTTCATCTTATGGCCCTCCTGATGTTTTGCAAGTGATGGAATTCGAGGACCCACAGGCGGGGAAAGGCCAGGTCCGAGTCCGAATAAAATCTGCAGGCGTGCAGCCTTTTGATTGTGCCGTTCGAAGCAGTGGCTGGGCTCCTCCGGGCATGACCATTCAACTGCCGCAAATTCTTGGCAATGAATTTGCCGGAGTCGTCGATCAAGTGGGGAATGATGTATCCGATTTCTCCGTTGGCAGTGAAGTGTTAGGCTGGGCGCTTATGGCCTCTTATGCGGAATATGTAGTCGTAAGCCCCGAACAGCTTATACACAAACCTCATGACATGCCTTGGAAAGAGGCAGGTGCGATCACGGCATCCGGTCAAACCGCTCACACAGCGTTGCGTGAATTGGGGGTTTCCCAGGGAGATACGGTGTTGATTCACGCCGCTGCCGGCGGTGTGGGCACTTTCGCAGTGCAGTTGGCGAAGGCATGGGGTGCCACGGTGATTGGCACAGCCAGTGAACGGAATCATGATTATTTGCGATCCATCGGCGCGATTCCGGTAACTTACGGTGATGCCCTGGCGGAGCGGGTGCGGGCACTGGCGCCGAATGGAGTGGATGCAGCCCTGGATGCGGCCGGAGGCGATGCACTGCGCGTCTCCGTCGATCTTGTCGCGCGCAAAGAGCGCATCGGCACGATCGTTGATTTTGAACTGGCCGCTCAACTTGGTGTTCGGGCGATCCGCAGCCAGCGTTCCGCTCACAGGCTGGCCGAGCTGGTCGATCTGTACATGCAGCGCAAGCTGCACATTCACATCTCGCGTTCGTTCTCGCTGCAACAGGCAGCCGATGCTCACCGCGAAGTGGAGTCGGGGCATGTTCGCGGGAAAGTTGTCCTCCTTATGGACTGA